One region of Culex pipiens pallens isolate TS chromosome 2, TS_CPP_V2, whole genome shotgun sequence genomic DNA includes:
- the LOC120418724 gene encoding zinc finger protein 57-like, whose protein sequence is MDCPQTDPVCETKKEFSVADVVKQEQPQLVSDFGDFYCARCDKIFVDRTRFHMHLASHTKICCKFCKKEFTCRALFEKHEKECEIISEVEILQDGDVFICPKCFKTFAMKELCLRHVHFHNIILRSHARKRLEQKPETTQSQSLKCSECPKKFTSQLNFGRHVQMHADLRAGTYKCKTCGQHFPSDRELIDHSFVAHGKFQIAVQAEPKRRKQKIPARKTKFVLPKKDIFRSMAETSSQKKE, encoded by the exons ATGGACTGCCCGCAAACGGATCCGGTCTGCGAGACGAAGAAGGAATTTAGCGTCGCGGACGTCGTCAAGCAGGAGCAGCCGCAATTGGTGTCCGATTTCGGTGATTTTTACTGTGCCAGGTGCGACAAAATTTTCGTCGACCGTACCAGATTTCATATGCATTTGGCGTCCCACACCAAAATCTGctgtaaattttgcaaaaag GAATTTACCTGTAGGGCTTTGTTCGAAAAACACGAAAAAGAGTGCGAAATCATTTCCGAGGTTGAAATCCTGCAGGACGGGGACGTCTTTATCTGTCCAAAGTGCTTCAAAACGTTTGCCATGAAGGAGCTCTGCCTTCGGCACGTTCACTTTCACAACATTATTTTGAGATCGCACGCGCGGAAGAGG ctggaaCAAAAACCAGAAACTACGCAGAGTCAATCGCTCAAGTGTTCCGAGTGTCCGAAGAAGTTTACGAGTCAACTAAATTTTGGTCGACACGTGCAAATGCACGCCGATTTGCGGGCCGGAACGTACAAGTGTAAAACGTGTGGACAG cACTTTCCCTCCGACAGGGAGCTGATTGACCACTCGTTTGTCGCGCACGGAAAGTTTCAAATTGCGGTGCAAGCTGAACCGAAGCGTAGAAAGCAGAAGATTCCGGCACGTAAGACCAAATTTGTGTTGCCAAAGAAGGACATTTTTCGGTCCATGGCTGAAACTAGCAGCCAGAAAAAAGAATGa